In a genomic window of Pseudomonas putida:
- a CDS encoding type I secretion system permease/ATPase, with the protein MQKQSSPRSEIADALFRLRRSFYSLAAFSGVINVMMLTPAVYMLQVYDRALVSRNVTTLTMLTVLVIGLFLLMSTLEMVRTRVLIRVGNCLDMELNRRIFTAAFERNLSRAGGNPAQALQDLSQVRQFLTGNSLFAFFDAPWTPIYLLVAYLIHPLLGLLTMIGSMILVGLAWLTEKATQKPLAEANQAALSSSLYANNNLRNAEVIEAMGMLPSISKRWYQSHLRILEMQTLASDRAALISSTGRFVRITLQSLILGAGALLAIEGKITPGMMIACSILTGRALGPVEQVIASWKQLLGCRSAWGRLNEMLFEYPRRPPSMSLQRPQGMVAVENVFAGAPGTNTTILRGVSVSLVPGESLGVIGPSASGKSTLARLLVGVWPAQAGKVRLDGADIFNWNKGELGPWLGYLPQDVELFEGTIADNIARFGEVDSDAVIRAAKTTGVHEMILRFPQGYDTRLSTDGSPLSGGQKQRIALARALYGEPNLIVLDEPNANLDDVGEKALIDALAELKNRGATVILISHRPNVLCAVDKVLMLRDGGVQMLGTRDEVFTALRKASVMPAAAPTPLASAKARE; encoded by the coding sequence ATGCAAAAGCAGTCGAGCCCTCGCTCCGAAATTGCAGATGCGCTCTTTCGCTTGCGCCGCAGTTTTTACTCGCTGGCGGCGTTCAGTGGCGTCATCAACGTCATGATGCTGACACCGGCCGTGTACATGTTGCAGGTCTACGACCGGGCCCTGGTCAGTCGCAACGTCACGACGCTGACGATGCTGACCGTGCTGGTGATCGGTCTGTTCCTGCTGATGTCGACCCTGGAAATGGTCCGCACCCGCGTGCTGATCCGCGTCGGCAATTGCCTGGACATGGAACTCAACCGGCGTATCTTCACCGCCGCCTTCGAGCGCAACCTCAGCCGCGCCGGCGGTAACCCGGCCCAGGCCCTGCAAGACCTGTCGCAGGTTCGCCAGTTTCTCACCGGCAATTCCCTGTTCGCTTTCTTCGATGCACCGTGGACGCCCATCTACCTGCTGGTGGCCTACCTGATCCACCCGCTGCTCGGGCTGCTGACGATGATCGGCTCGATGATTCTGGTGGGCCTGGCCTGGCTCACCGAAAAAGCCACGCAGAAACCCCTGGCCGAAGCCAACCAGGCGGCCCTCTCTTCGTCCCTGTACGCCAACAACAACCTGCGCAATGCCGAGGTCATCGAGGCCATGGGCATGCTGCCGTCGATCAGCAAGCGCTGGTACCAAAGCCATTTGCGCATTCTGGAAATGCAGACCCTGGCGTCCGATCGCGCGGCGCTGATCAGCAGCACCGGACGCTTCGTGCGGATCACCTTGCAGTCGCTGATCCTCGGTGCCGGGGCGCTGCTGGCGATCGAAGGCAAGATCACCCCGGGGATGATGATTGCCTGTTCGATCCTCACCGGCCGCGCGCTGGGTCCGGTGGAACAGGTCATCGCCTCGTGGAAGCAATTGCTCGGCTGCCGCTCGGCCTGGGGCCGACTCAACGAAATGCTCTTCGAGTATCCGCGCCGGCCACCGAGCATGTCGTTGCAGCGCCCGCAGGGTATGGTCGCGGTGGAGAATGTGTTTGCCGGCGCCCCCGGTACCAACACCACCATTCTGCGCGGTGTCAGTGTCAGCTTGGTGCCGGGCGAAAGCCTTGGCGTGATCGGCCCCTCCGCCTCGGGCAAGTCCACTCTCGCCCGCCTGCTGGTGGGCGTGTGGCCGGCACAGGCCGGCAAGGTGCGCCTGGACGGCGCGGACATTTTCAACTGGAACAAGGGCGAGCTGGGTCCGTGGCTCGGATACCTGCCACAGGATGTGGAACTGTTCGAGGGCACCATAGCCGACAACATCGCGCGCTTCGGTGAAGTGGACAGCGACGCGGTCATCCGTGCCGCCAAGACCACCGGCGTGCACGAGATGATCCTGCGTTTTCCACAGGGTTATGACACGCGCCTGAGCACCGATGGCAGCCCGCTGTCCGGTGGACAAAAGCAACGCATCGCCCTGGCCCGCGCCCTGTATGGCGAACCCAATCTGATCGTGCTGGACGAGCCGAACGCCAACCTCGATGACGTCGGTGAAAAGGCCCTGATCGACGCATTGGCCGAACTCAAGAACCGTGGCGCCACCGTCATTCTGATTTCCCACCGCCCCAATGTGCTCTGCGCCGTCGACAAGGTGCTGATGCTGCGTGATGGCGGTGTGCAGATGCTCGGTACCCGCGACGAAGTATTCACCGCGTTGCGCAAGGCCAGTGTCATGCCTGCCGCCGCGCCGACTCCGCTGGCCTCGGCCAAGGCACGGGAGTGA
- a CDS encoding HlyD family type I secretion periplasmic adaptor subunit, with the protein MQMSQHTEMIPSDTKPLVDLDAARPAFWGMWLVIAGFGGFLLWSWLAPLDAGVVATGTVKVTSNRKAVQHLTGGTVDAILVREGDVVKKGQEVVRLDSLRAIAEQGAISAQYIVSKTVENRLEAERDDRDEVVYDPELLSRFKGDHRLDAAMDLQQRLLDTRRAGLAGEISILKENLAASAVQLKGLQQVYGARASQINFLNQELQGTRVLAAEGYVPRNRLLELERNNADLSANQAENLNNIARVRSQTTEIKLRILQRQHDYLKEVESQLTDTAKENTTLADRLRALDYEVTHTVIRSPIDGMVQSLSIATVGGIIQPGFKIMEIVPMNEPLQVDAMIPVQAIDKMVPGLDVDISFPAFNHARTPNIPGRVKTVSADRLMDEESKQPFYLAQVEVTPDGMNLLGSNHIRPGMPASVTIKTGERNLMSYLLKPMLERVDSSFKEQ; encoded by the coding sequence ATGCAGATGAGCCAACACACCGAGATGATTCCCTCCGACACCAAGCCACTGGTGGATCTGGACGCGGCGCGGCCAGCGTTCTGGGGCATGTGGCTGGTGATCGCCGGCTTTGGCGGGTTCCTGCTGTGGTCATGGCTGGCGCCGCTGGATGCCGGGGTGGTCGCGACCGGCACGGTCAAGGTCACCAGTAACCGCAAGGCGGTGCAACATCTCACCGGTGGCACCGTGGATGCGATCCTCGTTCGCGAAGGCGATGTGGTGAAAAAGGGTCAGGAAGTGGTGCGCCTCGACTCGCTGCGGGCCATCGCCGAACAGGGTGCGATCAGCGCGCAATACATCGTCAGCAAGACCGTGGAAAACCGCCTGGAAGCGGAACGCGACGATCGCGACGAGGTGGTGTACGACCCCGAGCTGCTCAGCCGCTTCAAGGGTGACCATCGCCTGGACGCCGCCATGGACTTGCAACAGCGTCTGCTGGACACAAGGCGCGCCGGTCTCGCCGGCGAAATCAGCATCCTCAAGGAAAACCTCGCGGCGTCGGCGGTGCAGCTCAAGGGCTTGCAGCAGGTGTATGGCGCCCGCGCTTCGCAGATCAACTTTCTCAACCAGGAACTGCAAGGCACCCGCGTGCTGGCCGCCGAAGGTTACGTGCCGCGCAACCGCCTGCTGGAGCTTGAGCGCAACAATGCCGACCTCTCGGCCAACCAGGCCGAGAACCTCAATAACATCGCTCGCGTGCGCAGCCAAACCACCGAAATCAAGCTGCGCATCCTGCAGCGCCAGCACGACTATCTCAAGGAAGTCGAATCGCAACTGACCGACACCGCCAAGGAAAACACCACCCTGGCCGACCGCTTGCGCGCGCTGGACTATGAGGTGACCCACACGGTGATTCGCTCGCCCATCGACGGCATGGTCCAGTCCCTGAGCATTGCCACCGTCGGCGGGATCATCCAGCCGGGCTTCAAGATCATGGAAATCGTGCCCATGAACGAACCGCTGCAGGTCGACGCAATGATTCCCGTGCAGGCCATCGACAAGATGGTCCCCGGCCTGGATGTGGACATCTCCTTCCCGGCCTTCAACCATGCCCGCACGCCGAACATTCCCGGGCGGGTGAAGACCGTTTCCGCCGACCGCCTGATGGACGAGGAAAGCAAGCAACCCTTCTATCTGGCACAGGTGGAAGTCACACCCGATGGCATGAACCTGCTGGGCAGCAATCACATTCGCCCCGGCATGCCCGCCAGCGTCACCATCAAGACTGGCGAGCGCAACTTGATGAGCTATCTGCTCAAACCGATGCTCGAACGTGTGGACAGCTCCTTCAAGGAACAATGA
- a CDS encoding TolC family outer membrane protein, with protein MDRHCLLLCLLGLSVPAGAMDLKQAWDLLQYQGPIYQAAVHEKQAGAENRAIGTAGLLPQINASAYNNKVNGSQRQNGNTNDLDYDSRGANVRLRQPLFNKQKMAEYRQGQQRADYSVAVFDAKSQDAAVRLAQSYFDVLLASETITLAKSKLSAFEEQLASAKRRQELGAGTVTDIDESAARRDLADAELIEAQDNLINARRKLEEYIGETPESLNTLQPGFDTPPLMPSNLQDWLVKAQADSPLIHARRYSQNLADEEVKRAKAGHWPTLDFIAGYTAGESQSLSELNQRNHYGSIGLEVNFPLYAGGGVSALTRQATANSYKAQDELDATRQEVISGTTREYAGVQSGAKRVRALEKAVQSNERSLASARKGFKEGGTSTNSDVLNAEELLFVARHDLFEAKLRYLMSRLRLASSVGSLGDDDIDQVNAYLGPELLVTN; from the coding sequence ATGGACCGTCATTGCCTGCTCTTGTGCCTGCTGGGACTGTCCGTACCAGCGGGTGCCATGGACCTCAAGCAAGCCTGGGACCTGTTGCAGTACCAGGGGCCCATCTACCAGGCCGCCGTGCATGAAAAACAAGCCGGTGCGGAAAACCGCGCGATCGGCACCGCCGGCCTGCTGCCGCAGATCAATGCCTCGGCCTACAACAACAAGGTCAATGGCTCGCAGCGCCAGAACGGCAACACCAATGATCTGGACTACGACTCCCGGGGCGCCAACGTGCGCTTGCGCCAACCGCTGTTCAACAAACAGAAAATGGCCGAGTACCGTCAGGGTCAGCAACGCGCCGACTATAGCGTCGCGGTGTTCGACGCCAAGAGTCAGGACGCCGCGGTGCGTTTGGCGCAAAGCTATTTCGACGTGCTCCTGGCCAGCGAAACCATCACCCTGGCCAAGTCCAAGCTCAGTGCTTTCGAAGAGCAACTGGCCTCGGCCAAGCGGCGCCAGGAACTGGGGGCCGGCACCGTCACCGACATCGACGAGTCGGCGGCGCGCCGCGACCTCGCGGACGCCGAGCTGATCGAAGCGCAGGACAACCTGATCAACGCCCGTCGCAAGCTGGAGGAATACATCGGTGAAACCCCCGAATCGCTGAACACCTTGCAGCCGGGCTTCGATACCCCGCCGCTGATGCCGAGCAACCTGCAGGACTGGCTGGTCAAGGCCCAGGCCGACAGCCCACTGATCCACGCGCGTCGCTACAGTCAGAACCTGGCCGATGAAGAAGTGAAGCGCGCCAAGGCCGGGCACTGGCCGACACTGGATTTCATCGCCGGCTACACCGCCGGCGAAAGCCAGTCACTCTCGGAGTTGAATCAACGCAACCACTATGGCTCGATCGGGCTGGAGGTGAATTTCCCGCTGTACGCCGGTGGCGGTGTCAGCGCGCTGACGCGTCAGGCCACCGCCAACAGCTACAAGGCCCAGGACGAACTCGACGCGACCCGCCAGGAAGTCATCTCCGGCACCACCCGTGAATATGCCGGTGTGCAAAGTGGCGCCAAGCGGGTTCGCGCCCTGGAGAAGGCCGTACAGTCCAACGAACGCTCACTGGCCTCGGCGCGCAAGGGCTTCAAGGAAGGCGGCACCAGCACCAACTCGGACGTGCTCAATGCCGAAGAACTGTTGTTCGTGGCAAGGCACGATCTGTTCGAGGCCAAGTTGCGCTACCTGATGTCGCGCCTGCGCCTGGCCTCGTCGGTGGGCAGCCTGGGCGATGACGATATCGATCAGGTCAACGCCTACCTCGGCCCGGAATTGCTGGTGACCAATTGA
- a CDS encoding LysR family transcriptional regulator: MQRLLNDRLDWNLLRTFRVIGQELSISRAAARLHLTQPAVSQALKRLEEQLGRQLIARRGPRFALTEAGEQIFALAGEIYGQMSQVSNALEQPADEVIGKVRLLIISRIFSERFDDFLADFHRQHPRVDLEVEVMRSSDIVSALQEKTATLGLSLNRRPQPRLEQRLFLRQRYAFFCGKHHAMFGQKNVAEGDLHKENFVSFTSDQIGGMLSPLTIFRDQQGFSGRIVASSPSLEEVRRLVIAGFGIGCLPEHVVAADVDAGLLWRLPPHEGIADVDIHLLWNREQRMSRAETIFLESLQQRLTD, translated from the coding sequence ATGCAACGCCTGCTCAATGACCGCCTGGACTGGAACCTGCTGCGCACCTTTCGTGTGATCGGCCAGGAGCTGAGCATCAGCCGCGCCGCCGCCCGCCTGCACCTGACCCAACCGGCGGTGAGCCAGGCGCTCAAGCGCCTGGAGGAACAACTGGGGCGGCAACTGATCGCTCGCCGCGGGCCACGATTTGCCCTGACCGAGGCCGGTGAGCAGATTTTCGCGTTGGCCGGCGAGATCTACGGGCAGATGTCCCAGGTCAGCAACGCACTGGAACAGCCGGCCGACGAAGTGATCGGCAAGGTGCGCCTGCTGATCATCAGCCGGATCTTCTCCGAGCGCTTCGATGACTTTCTCGCCGACTTTCACCGCCAGCATCCGCGGGTCGATCTGGAAGTCGAAGTGATGCGCAGCTCCGACATCGTCAGCGCCCTTCAGGAAAAAACCGCGACCCTGGGCCTGAGCCTCAACCGCCGCCCGCAACCGCGCCTGGAACAACGGTTGTTCCTGCGTCAGCGCTATGCGTTTTTCTGCGGCAAGCACCATGCAATGTTCGGCCAGAAGAACGTCGCCGAAGGGGATTTGCACAAGGAGAATTTCGTCAGCTTCACCAGCGACCAGATCGGCGGCATGCTCTCGCCGCTGACGATTTTTCGCGATCAGCAGGGCTTCAGCGGACGCATCGTCGCCTCATCGCCGAGCCTTGAGGAAGTCCGGCGACTGGTGATCGCCGGCTTCGGTATCGGTTGTTTGCCCGAGCACGTGGTGGCGGCCGACGTCGACGCCGGATTGCTCTGGCGCTTGCCGCCCCACGAGGGGATTGCCGATGTGGACATTCATTTGCTGTGGAACCGCGAGCAGCGCATGAGCCGTGCCGAGACGATCTTTCTTGAAAGCCTGCAGCAACGGCTGACGGATTAG
- a CDS encoding 2-hydroxyacid dehydrogenase — MSTVVLLSRDTLLLKQLQAAFARSAPQLTTVLADDPQAVNAQMAACWFPLPGSLEALPNLQVIHSVAAGIDHLDHDPSCPNLPICRVVDPGHRQGMTEYVRWAVIHYHRGFDQVLSQQRNQHWERPLQREAGQYKVGVMGLGSLGSAIAQDLAAAGYDVRGWARSSKDLSGVQTFAGAHNLHPFLDGVELLINLLPLTRETRGILGSATFERLANGAALVNCGRGGHLNIDDLEQALKRGQLRGALLDVFEQEPLPSDHPLWTMPGVTITPHMASAASHDCIAEQVAENFRRLNAGEPLLNCADRLLGY; from the coding sequence ATGAGTACCGTGGTTCTGCTGTCACGCGACACCTTGCTGCTCAAGCAGTTGCAGGCCGCGTTCGCCCGCAGTGCACCGCAACTGACGACGGTGTTGGCCGATGATCCACAAGCAGTCAATGCACAGATGGCGGCCTGCTGGTTTCCACTGCCGGGCAGCCTCGAAGCCTTGCCCAACCTGCAGGTGATTCACTCGGTGGCGGCCGGTATCGATCATCTGGACCATGACCCATCGTGCCCGAATTTGCCGATCTGCCGCGTGGTCGACCCCGGCCATCGTCAGGGCATGACCGAGTATGTGCGCTGGGCGGTGATTCACTATCACCGTGGTTTTGATCAGGTGCTTTCGCAACAACGTAATCAGCACTGGGAGCGACCGCTGCAACGGGAAGCAGGGCAATACAAGGTCGGTGTGATGGGGCTCGGCTCGCTGGGCAGCGCCATCGCCCAGGACCTGGCCGCCGCCGGTTACGACGTGCGCGGCTGGGCACGCAGCAGCAAGGACCTGTCGGGTGTGCAGACCTTTGCTGGTGCGCACAACCTGCACCCGTTCCTTGACGGCGTGGAGTTGCTGATCAATCTGCTGCCGCTGACCCGTGAAACCCGAGGCATCCTCGGCAGCGCCACCTTCGAGCGACTGGCCAACGGCGCGGCACTGGTCAACTGTGGACGCGGCGGGCACCTGAATATCGACGACCTCGAACAGGCACTCAAGCGAGGACAACTGCGCGGCGCCTTGCTGGATGTCTTCGAGCAGGAACCACTGCCCAGCGACCATCCCCTCTGGACCATGCCCGGCGTCACCATCACCCCGCACATGGCCTCGGCGGCGTCCCATGACTGCATCGCCGAACAGGTCGCGGAAAACTTCCGTCGCCTGAATGCCGGCGAGCCGTTACTCAACTGCGCCGACCGCCTATTGGGATATTGA
- a CDS encoding class II aldolase/adducin family protein, with amino-acid sequence MSKPAHIDPIEWQARCELAALYRLVAHFRMTDLIDTHITLRIPGPEHHFLINRYGVIFDRMRASDLVRIDQEGRVVDPEYAGHRVNAAGFVIHSAIHMARPDLNCVIHTHTAAGMAVAAQKQGLLPITQHALKFYGKLAYHTYEGIALSLDERERLIADLGPHRAMILRNHGLLVGGSGVAQAFQEIHFLERACQAQVQALAGGSELHYPSPEVCAHTAEQFDRDEQDNIIDLAWEAALTLIESQRESYES; translated from the coding sequence GTGAGTAAACCCGCCCATATCGATCCGATTGAATGGCAAGCCCGTTGTGAACTGGCGGCGCTGTATCGCCTGGTCGCGCACTTTCGCATGACCGACCTGATCGACACCCACATCACCCTGCGCATACCAGGGCCGGAGCATCATTTTCTGATCAACCGCTACGGCGTGATTTTCGACCGCATGCGTGCCTCGGATCTGGTGCGCATCGATCAGGAAGGGCGCGTGGTGGACCCGGAGTACGCAGGGCACCGGGTCAACGCCGCGGGCTTCGTGATTCACTCGGCGATCCACATGGCACGCCCGGATCTCAACTGCGTTATCCACACCCACACCGCTGCCGGCATGGCGGTCGCGGCGCAGAAACAAGGCCTGTTGCCGATCACTCAACACGCGCTGAAGTTCTACGGCAAGCTGGCCTATCACACCTATGAAGGCATCGCCTTGTCGCTGGATGAGCGTGAGCGTCTGATCGCCGACCTCGGTCCGCACCGGGCGATGATCCTGCGCAATCACGGCTTGCTGGTCGGTGGCTCGGGCGTGGCCCAGGCGTTTCAGGAAATCCACTTCCTGGAGCGTGCCTGCCAGGCTCAGGTCCAGGCACTGGCCGGTGGTTCGGAACTGCATTACCCGTCACCGGAAGTCTGCGCGCACACCGCCGAACAGTTTGACCGTGACGAACAGGACAACATCATCGACCTGGCCTGGGAGGCCGCCTTGACCCTGATCGAGTCCCAGCGCGAGTCCTATGAATCATGA
- a CDS encoding MFS transporter, with protein MHTTPQPRRAAAAAFIGTTIEFYDFYIYATAAALVLGQVFFPSSDPVMSTLAAFGSFAVGFIARPMAGMVFGHLGDRLGRKKMLLVTMALMGIATAGIGLLPSYASVGIWAPVGLIVLRVIQGISVGGEWGGAVLMASEHAPAKRKTFYASFAQLGSPAGLLLALIAFRLVTALEPEEFLSWGWRLPFLFSGVLMMVGLLIRSGVHESPEFAKAQDNNETAKYPVMDVIRTCWRQILFAAAAVTIGSAGFFFTNTFMITYVTQYQGIARSTILDCLFLVTIIQLLSQPVSALLAERIGEDRFLKIVALLCMVTPYPMFLLVGTQNILLMTLGIAMAVVILSALYAVIAGYMTQAFPVHLRYSGISIAYQLACAVAGGTTPLIGTLLASKFSGQWLPLAVFFTLLSALSLIGVCGLARLRANPVVTHAVKEVYS; from the coding sequence ATGCACACCACACCCCAACCGCGCCGAGCCGCGGCCGCTGCCTTCATTGGCACGACCATCGAGTTCTACGATTTCTACATCTACGCCACCGCCGCCGCGCTGGTGCTTGGGCAAGTGTTTTTCCCCAGCAGCGACCCGGTGATGAGCACCCTGGCGGCCTTCGGCAGCTTCGCCGTCGGCTTCATCGCCCGCCCCATGGCCGGGATGGTGTTCGGGCATCTGGGGGATCGTCTCGGTCGCAAGAAAATGCTGCTGGTGACCATGGCCCTGATGGGCATCGCCACGGCGGGCATTGGCCTGTTGCCCAGCTATGCCAGTGTCGGCATCTGGGCACCGGTCGGCCTGATCGTGCTGCGTGTGATCCAGGGCATTTCCGTTGGCGGCGAGTGGGGCGGGGCGGTGCTGATGGCCAGCGAGCACGCGCCCGCCAAACGCAAGACCTTCTACGCATCCTTCGCCCAACTGGGCAGTCCTGCCGGTCTGCTGTTGGCCCTGATCGCCTTCCGCCTGGTCACCGCCCTCGAGCCGGAGGAGTTCCTCTCCTGGGGTTGGCGCTTGCCGTTCCTTTTCAGCGGGGTGTTGATGATGGTCGGGCTGCTGATCCGCTCCGGGGTTCACGAATCGCCGGAATTCGCCAAGGCCCAGGACAACAACGAGACCGCGAAGTACCCGGTCATGGACGTGATCCGCACCTGCTGGCGACAGATTCTGTTCGCCGCCGCAGCCGTGACCATCGGCTCAGCCGGGTTCTTCTTCACCAACACCTTCATGATCACCTACGTCACCCAGTACCAAGGCATCGCGCGCTCGACGATTCTCGATTGCCTGTTCCTGGTGACTATCATCCAGCTGCTCTCGCAGCCGGTCTCGGCGCTCCTGGCCGAACGCATCGGTGAAGACCGCTTCCTCAAGATCGTCGCCCTGCTGTGCATGGTCACCCCGTACCCGATGTTCCTGCTGGTGGGCACGCAAAACATTCTGCTGATGACCCTCGGCATAGCCATGGCCGTGGTGATCCTCTCGGCGCTGTACGCGGTGATCGCCGGCTACATGACCCAGGCCTTCCCGGTGCACCTGCGCTACTCGGGCATCTCCATCGCTTACCAACTGGCCTGCGCCGTGGCCGGTGGCACCACGCCGCTGATCGGCACGCTGCTGGCCAGCAAGTTTTCCGGACAATGGTTGCCGCTGGCGGTGTTCTTCACCCTGCTCTCGGCCCTGTCCCTGATCGGTGTTTGCGGCCTGGCCCGCCTGCGCGCCAACCCGGTCGTCACCCACGCTGTCAAAGAGGTGTATTCGTGA
- a CDS encoding LysR family transcriptional regulator: protein MSSTSNPWVGRRFLNDRLDWNLLRTYLVIGQEGSMSRAAARLHITQSAVSQALKRLEEQLECVLIARSGRRFDLTETGEEVLRIAADIYGDISRLGTVVESRHDDVVGKIRILTVSGVQARHYDEFLADFHETHPKIELEVEVMGSSNIISSLLQKTATIGVGLCRLPQPRLEQRVLFRETYAYFCGQRHRLFGQENLTLDELAAENFVSFTSDQLGGNLSPLTLFRDQQGFTGKIVASSTSFEEIYRLICAGYGIGCLPTHLVRRDVEQGLLWPLPPENGVVDFDIQLLWNREQKMSQAETVFLESFQHMLSIREPVL, encoded by the coding sequence ATGTCTTCCACCTCTAACCCTTGGGTCGGCCGGCGCTTTCTGAATGACCGGCTCGACTGGAACCTGTTGCGTACCTATCTGGTGATTGGCCAGGAAGGCAGCATGAGCCGCGCCGCCGCGCGGTTGCACATCACGCAGTCGGCGGTCAGCCAGGCTTTGAAACGCCTTGAGGAGCAGCTGGAGTGCGTGTTGATTGCCCGTAGTGGGCGGCGCTTTGACCTGACGGAAACCGGCGAGGAAGTGCTGCGTATTGCGGCGGATATCTACGGGGATATTTCGCGTTTGGGCACGGTGGTGGAGAGTCGCCATGATGACGTGGTGGGCAAGATTCGCATCCTCACGGTCAGTGGTGTGCAGGCGCGGCATTACGATGAATTCCTCGCCGACTTCCATGAAACCCATCCGAAGATCGAGCTGGAAGTCGAGGTGATGGGCAGTTCGAACATCATCAGTTCGCTGCTGCAAAAGACCGCGACCATTGGTGTCGGCTTGTGCCGGTTGCCGCAACCTCGCCTGGAGCAAAGGGTGCTGTTTCGCGAGACCTATGCCTATTTTTGCGGTCAGCGTCATCGGCTGTTCGGGCAGGAAAATTTGACGCTGGACGAATTGGCGGCGGAGAACTTTGTCAGCTTCACCAGCGATCAGTTGGGCGGCAATCTTTCCCCCCTGACATTGTTTCGCGACCAGCAAGGCTTCACCGGCAAGATCGTCGCGTCATCCACCAGTTTCGAAGAAATTTACCGACTGATCTGTGCCGGTTACGGCATTGGCTGTCTGCCGACGCACCTGGTGCGCCGGGATGTCGAACAGGGGCTGCTCTGGCCATTGCCGCCGGAAAACGGGGTGGTGGATTTCGATATCCAGCTGCTTTGGAATCGCGAGCAGAAGATGAGCCAGGCCGAGACGGTGTTTCTGGAAAGCTTCCAGCACATGCTCAGTATTCGTGAGCCTGTGCTGTGA